The Lysobacter sp. genome includes a window with the following:
- a CDS encoding DNA polymerase Y family protein yields the protein MRWVCLLLPYLAMDAVLRTHADPTCPLVLITGPAQRRMLHSVSPAAAALGLRRGMLVSAAQALTGAFIPHEFDPKLEAQARDLLATWAYSFSSQVSLDFAHALVLEIGASRSLFGDWPALSRRLRAEMTDLGFRHRIVAAPNPHAARVLANAHEEIGIDEPHLLQALGQMPIERSGLPGEVATAFSRMGMRQLRSVFELPRETITRRFPKSVLPHLDAIRGREAPPLRYFQPPDRFEALIEFDHEVETSQGLLFPLRRLTSDLSAFLSSRDGGVQRFALHFVHEFHPTTVIAIGLLSAERDARVLFEIARSRLDQIRLPAATRALRLVADDLPSFVPAGRDLFDTRPEHAIPWEQLRERLRARLGDDAVHGIGLHADHRPERATGRDTPRQTPPDLPQRPGWLLERPIPLRDMRFEILSGPERIESGWWDEGDARRDYYVIRTSQGQRAWVFCAPGNDGPFLLHGWFA from the coding sequence ATGCGCTGGGTCTGTCTGCTGCTGCCGTACTTGGCGATGGATGCCGTCTTGCGCACGCATGCGGATCCGACGTGTCCGTTGGTCCTGATCACGGGGCCGGCGCAGCGCCGCATGCTGCACTCCGTCAGCCCGGCGGCGGCAGCACTCGGACTGCGTCGCGGCATGCTGGTCTCGGCGGCACAGGCGCTGACCGGCGCCTTCATTCCCCACGAGTTCGACCCGAAGCTCGAAGCACAGGCCCGCGACCTGCTCGCGACTTGGGCCTACAGCTTCAGCTCGCAGGTCAGTCTGGATTTCGCGCACGCGCTGGTGCTGGAGATCGGAGCGAGCCGCTCGCTGTTTGGCGATTGGCCGGCACTGTCCCGTCGTCTTCGGGCCGAGATGACCGACCTCGGTTTCAGGCACCGGATCGTGGCCGCACCCAACCCGCACGCCGCGCGCGTGCTGGCCAATGCGCACGAGGAGATCGGTATCGATGAGCCGCACCTGTTGCAGGCGCTGGGCCAGATGCCGATTGAGCGCAGCGGTCTGCCGGGTGAGGTCGCCACCGCGTTCTCCCGTATGGGCATGCGCCAGCTGCGGTCAGTGTTCGAGCTGCCACGCGAGACAATCACGCGCCGCTTTCCGAAGTCGGTCCTGCCGCACCTGGATGCCATCCGTGGGCGCGAAGCACCGCCGCTGCGCTACTTCCAGCCGCCCGATCGTTTCGAGGCGTTGATCGAGTTCGACCACGAGGTCGAGACCAGCCAAGGCCTTTTGTTTCCACTGCGTCGGCTCACATCGGATCTGTCCGCATTCCTGTCCAGTCGCGACGGCGGCGTCCAGCGGTTCGCGCTGCACTTCGTCCATGAGTTCCACCCGACGACGGTCATCGCGATCGGGCTGCTGTCCGCCGAGCGCGACGCCCGCGTACTGTTCGAGATCGCACGCAGTCGGCTCGATCAGATCCGGCTGCCGGCGGCAACGCGCGCGCTGCGCCTCGTCGCGGACGATTTGCCGTCGTTCGTGCCGGCCGGACGCGATCTTTTCGACACCCGGCCGGAGCACGCAATCCCATGGGAACAGCTTCGCGAACGACTGCGCGCCCGGCTCGGCGACGATGCGGTCCACGGGATCGGCCTACACGCCGACCATCGCCCCGAACGCGCCACGGGGCGTGACACGCCGCGCCAGACGCCTCCGGATCTGCCGCAGCGCCCCGGCTGGCTGCTTGAACGCCCCATTCCACTGCGCGACATGCGCTTCGAGATCCTGTCCGGGCCGGAGCGGATCGAGTCGGGCTGGTGGGACGAAGGCGACGCGCGGCGCGACTACTACGTGATCCGCACGTCGCAAGGCCAACGTGCCTGGGTGTTCTGTGCGCCGGGCAATGACGGCCCGTTCCTGTTGCACGGCTGGTTCGCATGA
- the imuA gene encoding translesion DNA synthesis-associated protein ImuA, with protein sequence MGAVVALDGLLASRQVWRGQPVGRPVSAAEPTGHAALDLALPTGGWPEHALSEVLLPADGMGELALVWPTLSRLTRAGQRVALIAPPYRPHAPAWHSAGLELRHLQVVETAARDAMWAAEQCLRSGACSAVLCWPNKVDDRTLRRLSTAAGDGQCLGIAFRPLREAANPSPAALRLAIEPSDRSVRVLKCRGGTPPARAIALTATAR encoded by the coding sequence ATGGGGGCCGTGGTGGCCCTCGACGGCTTGCTGGCGAGCCGCCAGGTTTGGCGTGGCCAGCCAGTCGGCCGGCCTGTGTCGGCGGCCGAGCCGACCGGCCATGCTGCGCTGGATCTGGCGCTTCCCACGGGTGGCTGGCCCGAACACGCCCTGAGCGAGGTGTTGTTGCCGGCCGACGGCATGGGCGAACTGGCGCTGGTCTGGCCAACGCTGAGCCGCCTCACCCGGGCCGGGCAGCGGGTGGCCCTGATCGCGCCTCCCTACCGTCCGCACGCGCCGGCCTGGCACTCCGCCGGGTTGGAGCTGCGGCATCTGCAGGTGGTCGAGACGGCAGCGCGCGATGCGATGTGGGCCGCCGAACAGTGCCTGCGCTCCGGTGCCTGCAGTGCGGTGCTGTGCTGGCCAAACAAAGTCGATGACCGCACCCTGCGTCGTCTCTCGACCGCTGCTGGCGACGGGCAGTGCCTCGGCATCGCGTTCCGTCCGCTGCGCGAAGCGGCGAACCCGTCCCCGGCAGCGCTGCGGCTGGCGATCGAACCCAGCGACAGGTCGGTGCGGGTGCTGAAGTGCCGGGGCGGGACGCCACCTGCGCGCGCGATCGCACTCACCGCCACCGCGCGCTGA
- a CDS encoding NTPase KAP: MILTDNETKIDLLNNEAIAKTIIELLREKPERAVTIGVHGDWGAGKSSILEMIESGVGSDEDVLCIKFNGWRFQGFEDAKIALIEGIVTGLIEKRPLLTRAGLAVKDIFKRIDWLKVARHGGGLAFTAFSGIPTADQIGAVVGTLKGIFSDPKLATKENYDKAIDGVQGLLKPGESKNVPEEIEAFRKAFDDLLKQAGIKQLIVLIDDLDRCLPDTAIETLEAVRLFVFTERTAFIVAADEAMIEYSVRKHFPELPDTTGPRDYARNYLEKLIQIPFRIPALGETETRIYVTLLLIGAELGEDDPAYSALITVARELLRRPWKTAGLDAQTVKTALGDKAGQVQNALTLSDQIGPILASGTQGNPRQIKRFLNTLLLRHQTALARGFGEEVKLPVLAKLMLAERFLSRLFDQIASAAARDPDGRCVDLAALETAASEEKPAPKAKLAGPKISPSHDAKPTAVPESKDSAILTEWKAADAIRAWARLSPALAEVDLRPYLFVTKDRKDYFGAASVLGRLAAVVEKLLGPKLAVQAFEGELKQLALAEAAQVFEELRGRVMGGDAFDTVPPGIDGLAVLVRAHPTLQANLLDLLEALPANRCGPWPASGWEGVVKDSDAVARFEKLLQGWSISGSSFLKPTASAALRTRKGGR; encoded by the coding sequence ATGATTCTCACGGATAATGAGACCAAGATTGATCTCCTGAACAATGAGGCAATCGCAAAAACTATTATTGAGCTGCTGCGCGAAAAGCCAGAGCGTGCTGTGACCATAGGTGTTCACGGAGATTGGGGTGCGGGGAAGTCCAGTATCTTGGAGATGATCGAAAGCGGTGTCGGTTCGGATGAAGACGTCCTCTGCATCAAATTCAATGGCTGGCGCTTTCAAGGGTTTGAAGATGCCAAGATCGCACTGATTGAGGGTATCGTTACCGGCCTTATTGAAAAGCGCCCCTTGCTTACTCGGGCCGGCTTGGCCGTAAAGGATATTTTCAAGCGCATTGATTGGCTGAAGGTCGCGCGTCACGGGGGCGGTCTCGCTTTCACTGCGTTCAGCGGCATTCCCACAGCGGATCAGATCGGCGCGGTAGTCGGCACCTTGAAGGGAATTTTCTCCGATCCAAAACTCGCCACGAAGGAGAATTATGACAAAGCGATCGACGGTGTGCAGGGTCTGCTGAAACCGGGAGAGTCGAAAAATGTGCCGGAAGAGATCGAGGCGTTCCGGAAAGCTTTTGACGATCTACTCAAGCAGGCGGGCATAAAGCAACTGATAGTCCTCATCGATGACCTCGACCGCTGCTTGCCTGATACGGCGATCGAAACGCTCGAAGCCGTTCGGCTATTCGTCTTCACTGAGCGCACCGCATTCATCGTCGCGGCCGACGAGGCGATGATTGAATATTCGGTGCGCAAGCATTTCCCCGAGCTGCCGGACACGACCGGCCCGCGAGACTATGCGCGGAACTATCTCGAAAAGCTGATCCAGATCCCATTCCGGATTCCGGCTTTGGGCGAGACGGAAACCCGTATCTATGTCACCCTGTTGCTCATCGGCGCCGAGCTGGGCGAGGACGATCCCGCTTACTCGGCGCTCATCACCGTCGCGCGTGAATTGCTCAGACGGCCCTGGAAGACCGCAGGGCTCGACGCGCAGACGGTAAAGACCGCCTTGGGCGACAAAGCCGGCCAAGTCCAGAACGCGCTCACCTTGAGCGATCAGATCGGTCCGATCCTGGCCAGCGGCACTCAGGGCAATCCGCGGCAGATCAAGCGCTTCCTGAACACCCTGCTGCTGCGCCATCAGACCGCGCTCGCTCGCGGCTTCGGAGAAGAGGTGAAGCTGCCCGTCCTGGCGAAGCTCATGCTGGCCGAACGGTTCCTCTCCAGATTGTTTGACCAGATCGCAAGCGCGGCTGCCCGCGATCCGGACGGCCGTTGCGTAGATTTGGCGGCGCTTGAAACCGCTGCGTCCGAGGAAAAGCCGGCCCCCAAGGCGAAGCTGGCCGGGCCTAAGATCAGTCCCTCTCATGACGCCAAGCCGACGGCTGTACCGGAGTCCAAGGACAGCGCCATTCTGACGGAATGGAAGGCCGCCGACGCGATACGGGCTTGGGCGCGGCTGTCACCGGCGTTGGCCGAAGTCGATCTGCGCCCCTATCTGTTCGTGACCAAGGATCGAAAGGACTACTTCGGCGCGGCCTCCGTCCTCGGGCGTCTCGCAGCAGTTGTCGAAAAGCTGCTCGGCCCGAAACTCGCTGTCCAGGCGTTCGAAGGTGAACTCAAGCAGCTCGCTCTGGCCGAGGCCGCGCAGGTCTTCGAGGAGCTGCGCGGACGCGTCATGGGCGGAGACGCCTTTGATACTGTGCCGCCCGGTATCGACGGGCTCGCTGTGCTGGTTCGTGCGCATCCGACGCTTCAAGCCAATCTTCTCGACCTGCTCGAAGCCCTACCGGCCAATCGGTGCGGGCCGTGGCCTGCGTCGGGTTGGGAGGGTGTCGTCAAGGATTCCGACGCCGTGGCGCGCTTCGAGAAGCTACTCCAAGGATGGTCCATCTCCGGATCTTCCTTCTTAAAGCCGACGGCGAGCGCCGCGCTTCGCACGCGGAAGGGCGGGCGCTGA
- a CDS encoding TatD family hydrolase: MQSGLVDFHCHLDLYPDHAAAVERCERDGIFTLAVTTTPKAWPRNHELASTTRHVRAALGLHPQLVAERAHEIGLWEELLPRTRYVGEVGLDASPRFYKSFEAQKEIFARVLSLCAAAGNKIVTVHSTRATKIVLDMLERHMPPARGKIVLHWFTGTAAETKRAVDLGCFFSVNIEMLANEKRAAITKKIPLDRILTETDGPFVQIDARPVTPSDVWMAIEELARMHGILPAEMSVTVMRNLRSLLAEQL; this comes from the coding sequence ATGCAATCGGGTCTCGTCGATTTCCATTGCCACCTTGATCTCTACCCGGACCACGCAGCCGCGGTGGAGCGTTGCGAGCGCGATGGCATATTTACGCTCGCAGTAACCACTACGCCCAAGGCTTGGCCACGAAACCATGAATTGGCGTCAACAACCCGTCATGTTCGGGCGGCTCTCGGTCTGCACCCCCAATTGGTCGCCGAGCGCGCACATGAGATTGGGCTATGGGAAGAGTTGCTGCCGCGAACGCGGTATGTAGGCGAGGTAGGGCTGGATGCCAGCCCGCGATTCTACAAATCGTTCGAGGCTCAGAAGGAGATATTCGCTCGTGTGTTGTCGCTCTGCGCTGCGGCGGGGAACAAGATCGTCACAGTGCATAGCACCCGTGCGACCAAGATAGTGCTCGATATGCTCGAAAGGCACATGCCACCTGCACGTGGCAAGATAGTTCTACATTGGTTTACAGGAACCGCCGCGGAGACAAAAAGAGCGGTCGACCTAGGCTGCTTTTTTTCAGTAAACATAGAGATGCTCGCGAATGAAAAGCGCGCAGCCATTACAAAGAAAATTCCGTTAGATCGCATACTGACGGAAACAGATGGGCCTTTCGTTCAAATCGATGCACGCCCCGTCACACCAAGCGATGTCTGGATGGCTATCGAAGAATTGGCTCGTATGCACGGAATTCTGCCGGCTGAAATGTCCGTCACTGTAATGCGGAATCTTAGAAGCCTACTCGCAGAACAGCTATAG
- a CDS encoding DNA-binding protein, giving the protein MQERNTAQAVADEPRAFDETQLARRWDISVRTLQQWRRMGIGPIYLKLGNRVSYRREDIEQYERQALRRGTGERAFT; this is encoded by the coding sequence ATGCAAGAGCGCAACACAGCGCAGGCCGTCGCCGACGAGCCTCGCGCCTTCGATGAGACCCAACTCGCCCGACGCTGGGACATCTCCGTCCGCACCCTGCAGCAGTGGCGGCGGATGGGAATTGGGCCGATCTACCTGAAGCTCGGCAATCGGGTCAGTTATCGCCGCGAAGACATCGAGCAGTACGAGCGTCAGGCTCTGCGTCGCGGCACCGGCGAGCGTGCGTTCACATGA
- a CDS encoding DNA-binding protein: protein MHMPAEPMVDARTAHQTLCIPLQWLNDKAQRRARGIPAYRIGHLLRFRLSELERWRDRTATVIAPGHAQPSEADYGRA from the coding sequence GTGCATATGCCTGCAGAACCGATGGTTGATGCACGCACCGCGCATCAGACGCTGTGCATTCCGCTGCAGTGGCTCAACGACAAAGCCCAGCGCCGAGCGCGCGGAATCCCGGCGTATCGGATCGGCCATCTGCTCCGATTTCGGCTGAGCGAGTTGGAACGATGGCGTGATCGCACCGCCACGGTGATCGCGCCTGGTCACGCGCAGCCTTCGGAGGCGGACTATGGCCGAGCCTGA
- a CDS encoding site-specific DNA-methyltransferase: protein MPNALTVETRRVEALIPYARNPRTHSDTQIAQLAASIVEFGWTNPILVDGDNGVIAGHGRLLAARKLGMTEVPVIELAHLSSAQKRALVIADNRLALDAGWDEAMLVLELAELADIGFELDLTGFSANEIERLLDAVETTEPAEPADGTDKDADTNSSEDDDVGDDDDSLPPADPVSRIGDVWMIGKHRLICGDAADPAVVAALMRGETAHLCITSPPYGQQRHYASGGIGDWDALMRGVFGAARAALHDDAQLLVNLGLVHDDNEVQTYWDSWTTWIRAQGWRRFGWYVWDQGPGLPGDWRGRLAPSFEFVFHFNRNNRKPNKIVPCKFAGQDIHLRADGSSTALRGKDGGALDWAHANQPTQDMRIPDSVIRVMRHKGKLGRGIDHPAVFPIALPQFVIETYSNSGELVYEPFGGSGTTLLACERTGRICRAVEIAADYVDVAIERVRQQLPGLPITLEATGQSFDAVASERRSDARAAA, encoded by the coding sequence ATGCCCAACGCCCTCACCGTCGAGACCCGCCGGGTCGAGGCGCTGATTCCCTACGCGAGGAATCCAAGAACGCACAGCGACACGCAGATTGCGCAGCTCGCGGCCAGCATCGTGGAGTTCGGCTGGACCAATCCGATCCTGGTTGATGGCGACAACGGCGTGATCGCCGGCCACGGCCGGTTGCTCGCCGCGCGCAAGCTCGGCATGACCGAGGTGCCGGTGATCGAACTGGCGCATCTATCGTCTGCACAGAAACGCGCGCTGGTGATCGCTGACAATCGTCTCGCACTCGATGCCGGTTGGGACGAAGCGATGCTGGTGCTGGAACTGGCGGAGCTTGCGGATATCGGATTCGAGCTGGATCTGACCGGCTTCTCGGCAAACGAAATCGAACGCCTGCTCGATGCAGTCGAAACAACCGAACCGGCTGAACCGGCCGACGGCACAGACAAAGACGCAGACACTAATTCCAGCGAAGACGACGACGTTGGCGATGACGACGATTCGCTGCCGCCCGCAGACCCGGTCTCCCGCATCGGAGATGTGTGGATGATCGGCAAGCACCGGCTGATCTGCGGCGACGCCGCCGATCCGGCCGTCGTCGCGGCGCTGATGCGCGGCGAGACCGCGCACCTGTGCATTACCTCACCGCCTTATGGCCAGCAGCGCCATTACGCCAGCGGCGGCATCGGCGACTGGGATGCGCTGATGCGCGGCGTGTTCGGTGCGGCGCGCGCTGCGCTGCACGACGACGCGCAGTTGCTGGTCAATCTGGGCCTCGTCCACGACGACAATGAAGTCCAGACGTATTGGGACAGCTGGACCACGTGGATCCGTGCGCAGGGTTGGCGGCGTTTCGGCTGGTACGTCTGGGACCAAGGGCCCGGCTTGCCGGGCGACTGGCGCGGTCGTCTCGCCCCGAGCTTCGAGTTCGTCTTTCACTTCAATCGCAATAACCGCAAGCCGAACAAGATCGTGCCGTGCAAGTTCGCGGGGCAGGATATTCACCTGCGCGCGGATGGCTCCTCCACCGCACTGCGGGGCAAGGATGGCGGCGCGCTGGACTGGGCGCATGCGAACCAGCCGACACAGGACATGCGGATTCCCGATTCGGTGATCCGGGTGATGCGCCACAAAGGCAAGCTCGGACGCGGCATCGACCATCCGGCGGTGTTCCCGATTGCGTTACCCCAGTTCGTGATCGAGACGTACTCGAATTCGGGAGAGTTGGTGTACGAACCCTTTGGCGGCAGCGGCACCACGCTACTGGCGTGCGAGCGCACCGGCAGGATTTGTCGCGCGGTGGAGATCGCCGCCGACTATGTCGATGTCGCGATCGAGCGCGTTCGCCAGCAACTGCCGGGACTGCCGATCACGCTCGAAGCGACCGGGCAATCCTTCGACGCGGTCGCGTCCGAACGCCGCAGTGATGCGCGGGCGGCGGCATGA
- a CDS encoding site-specific DNA-methyltransferase translates to MSWVAERIEHWPLSRLLPYAKNARTHSDEQIAQIAASIVEFGFTNPILVGSDGVIVAGHGRLAAARKLGLDGVPVVVLDHLSPTQRRALVIADNRLAENAGWDDAMLRTELEALQDDGFDLDLTGFDPDALAELMAGEETDQSGEVDDDAMPDDEAIPVSRPGDLWQLGEHRVLCGDATDAANYVRLLAGETADMVFIDPPYNVNYANSAKDKLRGKDRAILNDNLGEGFYDFLLAALTPTLAHCRGAIYIAMSSSELDVLQAAFRAAGGHWSTFVIWAKNTFTLGRADYQRQYEPLLYGWPEGTQRHWCGDRDQGDVWQIKKPQRNDLHPTMKPVELVERCIRNSSRPGDVVLDGFGGSGTTLIAAHKSGRRARLMELDPKYVDVIVRRWQIWSGEQAVREDDGVAFDDLADA, encoded by the coding sequence ATGAGCTGGGTCGCCGAACGCATCGAGCACTGGCCGCTGTCGCGGCTGTTGCCATACGCGAAGAACGCGCGCACGCACTCGGACGAACAGATCGCACAGATCGCGGCATCGATCGTCGAGTTTGGATTCACGAACCCGATCCTGGTCGGCAGCGATGGCGTCATCGTCGCCGGCCACGGCCGACTGGCTGCTGCCCGGAAACTCGGTCTCGATGGTGTGCCGGTGGTGGTGCTCGATCACCTCTCGCCGACACAGCGCCGCGCACTGGTGATCGCCGATAACCGGCTTGCGGAGAACGCCGGCTGGGACGACGCCATGCTTCGCACCGAACTGGAGGCATTGCAGGACGATGGTTTCGATCTGGACCTGACCGGCTTCGATCCGGACGCGCTCGCCGAGCTGATGGCGGGCGAAGAAACCGACCAATCCGGAGAAGTCGACGACGACGCAATGCCAGACGACGAGGCCATCCCGGTCTCTCGACCGGGCGATCTGTGGCAGCTCGGCGAACACCGCGTCCTGTGCGGCGACGCCACCGACGCAGCGAACTACGTGCGATTGCTGGCAGGCGAAACGGCGGACATGGTCTTCATCGATCCGCCGTACAACGTGAACTACGCCAACAGCGCCAAAGACAAATTGCGCGGCAAGGACCGCGCGATCCTCAACGACAATCTCGGTGAGGGCTTCTACGATTTCTTGCTCGCGGCACTGACACCGACGTTAGCGCATTGTCGCGGCGCGATCTACATCGCGATGTCATCGAGCGAACTCGATGTGCTGCAGGCCGCTTTCCGCGCCGCAGGCGGTCACTGGTCGACGTTCGTGATTTGGGCGAAGAACACGTTCACGCTTGGCCGTGCCGACTACCAGCGCCAGTACGAACCGCTCCTCTATGGCTGGCCAGAAGGCACGCAGCGCCACTGGTGCGGCGACCGCGACCAGGGCGATGTGTGGCAGATCAAAAAGCCGCAGCGCAACGATCTGCACCCGACGATGAAGCCGGTCGAGTTGGTGGAGCGGTGCATCCGCAATTCGAGCCGGCCCGGCGACGTGGTGCTGGATGGTTTCGGCGGATCGGGTACGACTCTGATCGCGGCACACAAAAGCGGTCGACGCGCGCGGCTGATGGAACTCGATCCGAAATACGTCGATGTGATCGTGCGGCGCTGGCAGATCTGGAGCGGCGAGCAGGCGGTGCGCGAGGATGACGGCGTGGCGTTCGACGATCTGGCGGATGCCTGA
- a CDS encoding type II toxin-antitoxin system RelB/DinJ family antitoxin: protein MASQTSMLHVRVDDALKTQATEVLAGVGLTLSDAVRILLTRVTKEGGLPAGLTVDADAYDAWFRAKVQEALADPHPPIAHQQVMDEAQAMIDRKRRART from the coding sequence ATGGCCAGCCAGACCTCAATGCTTCACGTCCGCGTGGACGATGCGCTCAAGACACAAGCGACCGAAGTGCTCGCAGGCGTTGGGCTGACCCTCTCCGATGCGGTTCGCATTCTGCTGACCCGCGTTACCAAGGAGGGCGGTCTGCCAGCGGGCCTGACGGTCGACGCCGATGCCTACGATGCGTGGTTCCGGGCCAAGGTGCAGGAGGCCCTCGCCGATCCGCATCCGCCGATCGCACACCAGCAGGTCATGGATGAGGCGCAGGCCATGATCGACAGGAAGCGTCGTGCTCGCACTTGA
- a CDS encoding type II toxin-antitoxin system RelE/ParE family toxin, which produces MLALEWRSTARADLLAIIDYISDDNPDAAQALKDEIETKVAMLLTHPKAFREGRVDGTRELVVRPNYVAVYLEGPHAVTVLRVLHAAQQWPQA; this is translated from the coding sequence GTGCTCGCACTTGAGTGGCGATCGACAGCACGTGCCGATCTCCTGGCGATCATCGACTACATCTCCGACGACAATCCCGACGCGGCGCAAGCGTTGAAAGATGAGATCGAAACGAAGGTCGCGATGCTGCTGACCCACCCGAAGGCGTTCCGAGAGGGGCGCGTAGATGGCACCCGCGAGTTGGTCGTTCGACCGAACTACGTGGCGGTTTACCTTGAGGGCCCACACGCCGTTACCGTTCTTCGGGTGCTGCACGCGGCACAGCAGTGGCCGCAGGCCTGA
- a CDS encoding DUF3489 domain-containing protein, with protein sequence MNTETNTKLIALNPTQTAVLTHAIDHTLGKIEWFPENIKGGARQKVIEALFKRAMIIGSDGDWMVTAEAYGALGRERPGQHETNETPTPTGKKTPKAARKTERKAAKPTPDAAASGDGETSAPRTRENSKQAQVIAMLKRPEGATIQQVCEATEWQAHTVRGTFAGAFKKKLGLTITSDKVEGGERIYRIAEAASAD encoded by the coding sequence ATGAACACCGAAACGAACACCAAGCTAATCGCGTTGAACCCGACCCAGACCGCCGTGCTGACCCACGCCATCGATCACACGCTAGGCAAGATCGAATGGTTCCCCGAGAACATCAAAGGCGGCGCACGCCAAAAGGTCATCGAAGCCTTGTTCAAGCGCGCGATGATCATCGGCAGCGACGGCGACTGGATGGTCACCGCTGAAGCCTATGGCGCACTGGGTCGCGAACGTCCCGGCCAACACGAAACGAACGAGACGCCGACGCCGACGGGTAAGAAGACGCCCAAAGCCGCACGCAAGACCGAACGCAAAGCCGCGAAGCCGACGCCGGACGCCGCCGCATCCGGCGATGGCGAGACATCCGCACCGCGCACCCGCGAGAACAGCAAACAAGCGCAGGTCATCGCCATGCTCAAGCGACCCGAGGGCGCCACGATCCAGCAGGTCTGCGAAGCGACCGAGTGGCAGGCCCACACCGTGCGCGGCACCTTCGCCGGCGCCTTCAAGAAGAAGCTCGGCCTGACGATCACCTCCGACAAGGTCGAAGGCGGCGAACGCATCTACCGCATCGCCGAGGCCGCGTCGGCAGATTGA
- a CDS encoding elements of external origin produces the protein MGLSIRAYARHRGVTDTAVHKAIRAGRITPEADGTIDSAKADAEWTRNSAPARTGTQTRAARVAVPETVEATRESGTTALPAGGASLLQARTVNEVVKAQTNKVRLARLKGELVERSQVVAHVFKLARDERDAWLNWPARVSAQMAATLEVDPHAMHLALEAAVRDHLRELGELRPRID, from the coding sequence ATGGGACTTTCGATCCGCGCCTATGCGCGTCATCGCGGCGTGACCGACACTGCGGTTCACAAGGCGATTCGCGCGGGGCGCATCACGCCGGAGGCCGACGGCACCATCGATTCGGCAAAGGCTGACGCCGAGTGGACGCGCAACTCGGCGCCTGCGCGCACAGGAACGCAGACGCGCGCAGCACGCGTAGCGGTGCCGGAAACGGTCGAGGCGACGCGCGAAAGCGGCACCACGGCGCTGCCTGCGGGCGGCGCGTCGCTCTTGCAGGCGCGCACCGTCAACGAAGTCGTGAAGGCGCAGACGAACAAGGTGCGGTTGGCGCGGCTCAAGGGCGAGCTGGTCGAACGCTCGCAGGTCGTAGCGCACGTCTTCAAGTTGGCGCGCGACGAACGAGATGCGTGGCTCAACTGGCCGGCGCGCGTGTCGGCGCAGATGGCAGCGACACTGGAGGTCGACCCGCATGCGATGCACCTGGCGCTGGAAGCAGCGGTACGTGATCACTTGCGAGAACTGGGCGAGCTGCGCCCACGGATCGATTGA